The genomic DNA GTGTGCTCTGCAAACAGGGCATCGATCCCTCCTgtgaaacaaaatgtaatttttttcctcaagtATTTTATCAGCAGTTTCAGGTGCATTGTGATTCTGACTGTTTTTATCATCTGACAGTAACAGGAGTTGGCTACCACCCAGTGTCCACCGTGGACCGACAAGGACCTGTGTCCACAGGTACCAACAATGAAGCTGGTGAGTAAAATCAGATCCAGCAAGAGGAGAAAAGGCAAAACCCTCAcatttactcctccaaacaccTCTGTGCCCAGAtagctcagtctttgtctcGTCTGACCATTAAACTTTTCTTCACAAACATGATTTCACTGTGACTGATGGATCCTTGAAGTGGATGGATCCACTTTATCAGGTAGACCTGTGGCCATTTTATTAGATACACCCAGATCATTAAAAGGTTTCCTGAAGCATTTTATCAGCAGTAAAAATAACATGAGCTGAGGTTCAGATGCATTTTGATTCTGactgtttttatcatttgacaGCAACTATTCCTGAGAATCAGGAAGATCCAAACCAGCACCAACCAGAACCTGAGCCCACAGATACCAACAATGGAGCTGGTGAGTAAAATCAGATccagcaggaggagaaaaggcAGCTCTGTGTGAGCAGGAGCTGCAGCCTGTTTCACCAAATGTGCAAACTGAAGCCAACCAGTGTCACAGTGAGTTGGTCCACTCTCTGTGACACTGGAACTGGTGTGTCAGGTTAATAACAGCTGTCACCTGTTTATTTTCAATTTGACAGAAAAACCAAAAAGTACTTTAAAGATCGAGAATGAGACCAGATCTGATCAAACACCTGCTGAGTCCACAGATCCCAGCAGTGAAGCTGGTGAGTAAACTGTTGTGTGTCAGACTTGTTATCCTGAGTGTGTACATGCACTCACATCATCCAGTGTAGTTATAAGCGCTCCACTCCTGCTTGGAGTACATTCAGTGTGGACGGCTGCACGCTTCTCACTATTTGGCTTCTTTCCTGCATAGTTAAAAGCAGAGACCTGCACATCATTGCAGCTGCAGGTAAAACCACATGTTACATGTGTGATGTGTGCAGCCAGAGGTTTGAGGTTTGAGAGAGCCTGGAAATCAGATTCTGAGCAGAAACCTGCAAGAAGTGCAAATGTTCCTGAACCTTTTGTTCCTGCTTTACTTTAAAAACCTGGACTTGATGTGACCTTTAATGCTCACGGTGCAGCTGCAACAAACTGAAGTGTGTTTGGatcatatttgtatttattaaagcAGTGATTGCAAACATGTGATTATTTACAGTAAACACAGTTAAACATTCTGCACAGATGAGTTTGTAGGAAGAAGCTGCAGGATAAGATGCACTTTAATCTGCTGAATCAGAGAATaatctttgtgttttaatgtgaatgCTTATTAAACATTCACATCAGAGTAACCTAATTATTCTTCTGTTTGATGACACTTGATTAGGTACACCATTGGTCACTTTAACAGATGCACTTGTGTTTCTAATAAAGGCGCCTGAGTGTCCCAACTTCATATTTCAGGGACATTaaaactttttatcttttaatgtcCTTCAGCTCCAGTTATGATTCATGTTTCTTAAACCAGTTTCAGTACATTCAGTACAGTCGtctgtttttacacttttaacTGGCAGAAAGCTTTATTAAACTATTGTTATTAAGCTGGTTCAGCTTATTTAGATTCTCGTTTAGATTCTGATTGTCCTCCTTCTGCTGCTCAGTAAATCTGAGAGCCACATTTATCAAATGAATCATTGTAGTGAAAGATTTTCTTCCTTTAACAGAGACGTCTGCAGAGGCACCAGATGCTGAAGAGCCCCCCGACCATCACCACCAGCAGGAGGACGAGACAACAGAGGAGTAAAGCTGAGGACCAGAGATCACCCCCCCCTTGTGGCTACACAAGTGATGAGAGATTTGCACAGCACACAGCCAAATGAGAGTGTACTCAGACAGTGTGCACAGACTCAGGGAGATTTCTGCAGGTAAACTGCTCCGTGTGCTCATGCAGAACTGCACAGCATGAAGAGTGAACTGAAATGTTCCTGCATACTTGAAGTTTTGGAAATTCTTGAAAAAAAAGGCGACCCTGAACTGGAAAAGTGGAAGCTGGTGGATGGATAATAATTTGAGGCAGGCTTCGTTAAGGCGAAGCTGGTTATTTAACACTCGTGCATTAGAGGGTCAGCTAAACAAAGAGATGCTCAAAGGTCCATTCATTTCTCTGATGAGCTGCTTTGTTGCTGTTTACACGTGCTGATATGAAAATCTCATGAAGGTATTTTGATTCAGATTTTAAACAAGAACAGAAACGTGAAGCTATGCTggattatatttatataaatgtatttttataacAGGAATGATGCATACAGGGCTGTCACAATATCAGATTTTCCCTTTAAGGCCAAAAGATTTCACAATAATATCTTTTCAATATCTACATGAAAAATAATCAGCCTAAATCATTTTCATGAATTCAGCTGAACCAGCGTGAGCACTGATATTTGCAGTAATCAGTTTGCACATCATGAAGTATCATGAAGTATCAATTATCATGGCACAGAGGATTGTTTATGATCTGTGCATTTTTAGCataaatgtgaacattactgtGGAAATGGGAAAATCGTTACAGTCCAAATAAAAAAGCACACACGGTACTTTTAGTCACGGCTCATTTGCAGACCTGATCTCAGGTTTTTATGGTcctaataaatacataaaaacaaacctaaCAGTAAAATTACCTCCAggaataataaaacacaaactgacaATAATCTGAGCAACCAAAGAGGAAAACCTTAATTCTGTGGGTTATTTCATAGCACTGCTACAATCAGCTTTAATttctgtggacacacacacacacacacacacacacacacacacacacacacacacacacacacacacacacagtgactgaACCCATTAATGGTACCAAATGCTGCCTATAGTGCACTGATAGGGAACTGGAGTGCATTAACCCTTTAAagcctgaaccatgaaataattgccaaaaaaaatgaattattaattTGCATATATGAGTTTTATAGGATGTAGATGTCTCAAAAACtatttctgctttttaaatatttatttgttagCACATTTCTGCCTTCACGTttctgtgcatgtttttaatgtatttatcttTATAGCTTTATTGTATTATGTTTTGTTACGTCATGCATTGCTGTCACTTTAGATGTTCAGTACTGCTCTATTAACGTGACTGACTGTGTTGCATTTAttactgtaaacacacaatCCTCTGGACACTAaactgcctttgtttgtttggcttTATTATTTTAGCTGATGTGCggctcaaattaaaaaatagcTTCAGTTAAAGGGTTAGGCTTACTTTTAATTTGAACTATTTTAACTCCCAAACATCAGCTCACAGGTCCACTCTAAGTGCTTCCAGTTTGCTTGAATGTAGAACAAACTTTACTGCACTGAAGGAGCACTGTGACAGTCCAAGTGTTGCCTGTGATATCACCACCATGCCTTCAGTGCCGTATAGTTCAGGTGCTATTGTGAGAGGGTTATTCAGGAACTATCATATCAGGCTTTTCTTGCCGTCCAGGTTATTTGACATGCTGTGAAATGCACTGAATGTTTGCTGGTTACAGTCCAGAATATGGGAACAGGTTTAGTGCACACAAACTGGTGttacacatttttctgttttggctGCAGGGATTGTTTGataaaactggatttttttGAATCGATCATTTTCCAGAATAAAGTGAATCTGTGTCTGTCAGTTTGAAGTGAtttattgtgcatgtgtgcgtttcTTGGATATTCCCATTGCCACACAAACATGTTAGAAAATTGTTGTGCAGACTCTGTTGTGGTTTAAAGGCCTCTTTTGTAAGTACCCTCTGCAGAATTTAACTAAACCACAAGGGGGCAGCATTTTACCACTGTGGTGCTgctgtttaacttttttttatatatattttaatctacCCTCATTTCCTCATGAAGCTTTTTGCCTTGTGTCtggcatttaaattaaaatatgctGAAGATTACACAGACCCACTGCATCATCTAGTGGTAGAAATTGGTACTGCACAAGCCTTAACACAACCCTGTAAAGTGcctgaaagttttattttttttatttgtaagttTTAGTGGAGTGTTTATTGAAGCTTCTgaaaattaatttacattttgcatgagttttaatttttttatcatttttgttgcatttggCACTTTTGTGCAGTTTATTACCCACAGCTGCCCTGCAGCTGTCTGATTCTATActtcaggtttttcagggaCAAAAACGTTCACACTGATGACAGAGGTCTCAAAAGCTCATATATCAAATATGACACACTTGGTGTTACAGGGTTAAGTTGATGTGTAAACACAGATTCTTGGTCTGACCAACAACCTCAGCTGTGGGCAAACGATGACAACcagtaaaatttttaaatatttgttagtCAGGTCACAGATCAGTGGGAAACAATCCCAGCTACAATATTCATCACACAAAAGTATAGGAATAAAACAGTCCAGTGTTGCAATttgcaaaagaaataaaacacacaaagcccAGTGCCAGCTGTGCCACAATCAGCTACACTACACACAGTGACTACTTCACAGCAGTCGTCCTCTCAGACCCACCTGGATATATGAAGTCAGCCGGCAATCACCTCAGTCTCAGCAAGCCAACTGTGCCTTTATGCTGCAGCATGCAGTGGGCCCTGGCCTGCAGCAAGAGACAGAAAATAGAACCACAGATTCAACTGCATCTTAATTACACAATTCACAGGACAGCAGAAAACTCTCCACTACAATCTAAACCATCTGAACTCTGGACTGTATAACATAcctgcacagagacagacataAAACCACAGATTCAACTGCATCGTTACATGAAGTCCTATAAATTTGCTCATTTTTCTCCAAgctctcttttttctgtttctgtgtaaaaaaaaattctttataCAGTCACTGATTTAACCATACAGCTCCAGCTGCCTCAAATAGTGGCAGGAAGCTTGTTCTCCATGTCTGATTATTATGGCCTGTGGGAGGTCATTTTGAACCTCTGGTAGTGTTTATTCTGTTCCTTctcacacaaaggagcagatactccTCTTGTTGGTGGATTAAGGATCTTCTGCGGCCCTGTCCAGCATTCCAACAGTAAAtctctgtctcctggaatctccttcgTACTCTTGAGACTGttctgggagacacagcaaagcttCAGGCAATGGAGCATGTTGATGTACCATCCTGAAGGaattggactacctgtgcagtctctgtagggtccaggtatcagcTCATGCTGCCAGTAGTCACAAGAACAGCTGTTGAAGAAAAAGACCACATTTTCATCAACATCATCAGTAACTTAAGAGAGGTAGGCATGGGGGGATTTTGAGGCCTGAGTGTTGGTGGCTGATGGCTCACTGCGATGTGGAGATTACCTGTAAACATGTTCAAACCATCTTTAAATGCACTTTGGATTGATGTGTGTGATCCCAGCAGGTTGGACCAGGTGAAGAGTTGAGGATGAAGAGTTGGCCTTGGTGGCATACAGCAACCCCTACGCTTATAGGGGTCTTTCCCTGGACTCCACAAAACTACATGGAGAAAGGTGTGcctttgctgctgctggaaatacagggaaaacaaacaaaaacagtaccgatccaaaagtttggacacaatataaataaaagtatataAAGGTCTTGGTAATTGGTGGTAATTAGTGAAGGTGTGGGGAGGcttatccatggagggacacacagacctccacAGGCTAGACAACAACACCCTGACTGTTAGGTATTAAAATCCTTGAACCACTGTCAGTTTTAATCTGTATCATATTGCTACATCTGGCTGTTTATTTGCAATTTTTTGcttaaaaatttgaaatttatttaggtttttcagggggggaaaaaaaataactcaaaactcacaaaaactcatgtatcaaatatgataAATTAGGCATTATGGGGTTAAAATAGTATGGAGTACAGAGTGGAATATGTGCACCCAGAGTGTAGTGTAGTAGAAGTAGAAAGGAGcccaacataaaaaaatacaagtatACTTAAACTGTACTTCAGTAAAGCAGTTGAGTCAGTGTAATAAGTAGAGTATTGGTTACGAGTAAAACCAGTGCAGAAACACTGAGCTGTGTTACAGTGAAAAGCGGAGCTGCACATAAGCCTGTGGTTATATCTGTTTTACAAAgtgtaaaaattattttgacttttttactTAAGTGAAAGTCACGATCCTACCTAAGCAGCTTTATATAGTGCCGGGGCTGGATCAtgttgcagctgctgctgagttGACCTGAAATAACGCAAACCCATGAATCATTTCCTGAATCAGTCACGTGGTACGGCCGGTTTGCGAGGCTTCGCTGGTCACGACACAAGCTCCGATACGCGCTTCAAAAAAGTCTCCCTCAATTACTCGACACACGCTTCGAAGCCTCGACACAGAACGACACAGTCACTGAGTGATTATTCATTTGCTGATTATTCATCTTTATGCATGTCAGGATGTTTCTGTCTGCGGCGGCCCTGATCTTCACCTTCACCGCGGTGGGAAGAGCTGTACCCGGTAAGATCAGATCATTGAATGTGTTCATATGAGCTCTAAAGAGCAGCAATGTTAAGTTTCCAATATTTTATCCGCCTCTGAGATTAGTCCTTGTTGTGGGCTTACACGGAAATAATGAAGCGGTCTgactgagggggaaaaaaggaaagatgTGATATATAAACCATATAAAAGATTTTTACTCTTAACAGCCTCAAGATGACGCAGTGCTAATTTAATAGTTGATAGTGTCGGTGGGGTTTTCAGGCAcattaaaatgttgcttttattcATCTTTAGGGAAGTTTAGGCTcatttatttgtgatgaaacttcctctttcagctgctccctttgggggaggatcatctgcctccacctcTCCTCGTCTCTGTCATCCTCTCCTGTAACTCCAAGcctctgcacgtcctccttcactacatccatcaatcttctctgaggtctctattttctcctcctgcctggcagctccatctttaacATCCTTTCTCCAATatctccactctccctcctctgcacgtgtccaaaccgtctcagccttgcctctctgactttgtctccaaaccgttCACCCTGAGCCGTCTGATGGACTCATGTCTGGTCCTGTCCGTCCTTGTGACTCcaaaatgaaaatctgagcacgttcagctctgcctcctgtcttttccttagagccaccgtctccaaacagCCCTAGATTCTTGAAGTAGCAGAAATCCCTCAATAATAATCCAAAGTACCTCACATCTGTATTTAGTTTCACGACTTCATTGTTAGTTACAGCATGTCGGTGATCTgtgatgaaataaatgaatgtgtGTTTCTCTGGTGATGATTGAAAGCAAAACATACATGAGACAGCTGATTGTAAAACAATGCCAGGTGATGAACACACATTATGAAATGAAACGTCAACGCGTTTGTAAAACTAAATGTGAGAAATCacgttgtttttattttgccatcGACACAGAGACCTACAAGAAAGGAGGTGTAGCTGTGCTGTCACCAGGCTCTGTGTCCGGGTCCATCACCGCCGTCATATGGAAACGCGGCCAGGACATCGCTGTGGAGTGGTACGGAGAGGAAACGACTACATACCAGTACTTCAGAGGTACACTCACTCAGGATCTAACGGGAaccacatgcatacacacaatgTGTAAAAGTATCaaagaaattttaatattagagaaAGACaacctgatgatgatgatgatgctttcatttattaagagaaAGTTATCCAAACCGACCCGCCCTCTGTGAAAAAGTAGTCACCTCCTAAATCTAATAACTGCTTGTTTCACCCTTTACAGCAAGAATtacaatcaagcatttgtgataattCAACCAGTCTTTCacgtcactgtggaggaattttggtccacttttctttgcagaattgttttaattcagccacattggagggttttccagcatgaacggcctgtttaaggtcaaagcatctcaatctgattcAAGCCCAGACTTTGGGCCACTCTAAAACCTtcatttttgggtttttttgaaccactcagtggtggacttgctggtgtgtttggaTGATTGTCCTGCTGCATCACCCATGCacgcttgagcttcagggcatgaactgatggttgGACttcctccttcaggattttctggtagagagcagaattcatggttccgtCAGTTACAGCAAGTCgacctgaagcagcaaagcagccccagaccatcacactaccaccaccatgtttgactgttggtctgatgttctttttatgaaatgctgtgttagtttatgcagatgtaacaggacttaAACCTTCCAAAatagttcagcttttgtctcttCAGcccacaaaatttttttttgtctctttcttattgttgaatcatgaactctgaccttaactgaggcgaGTGAGGCCTGCGGTTCTTCAGATGTtgttctgtgacctcctggatgagttgtcgATGagctcttggagtcattttgactgtttctcagctgtttcttcagATTGTGGTATCGTGTGTGcctttttgagatctttcagcctgcttcactttgtcagacagcttcaatttaagtgatttcttgattcaacaggcaGTGATCAGGTCAGGATGTGACTCACACTGAAGTCAGCTATCAAAAATgcagttaatcacagttaatgaTTTAGCAAGAGGGTCCccgccccacacacacacacacacacaggtaggtttggatcgCTTTATtcctttaataaattaaatcatttaaaaactgcattttgtatttgctcAGGTCGTCTTTGTCTAACATTAAAATTTCTGAAACCTGTAAATGtgacaaacctgcagaaacacaagaaATCAGTACACTGATGCGTTCATGCTGCCACCTTAagacaaataattatttttcacCCTCATTCAGTGTGTTGTATGGTTGTCATTTATGACATCAGAGATTCTTTATATTCTTCTTATTAATGGATTTGTTAaccagctgcagtaaatgaaaaGGTTTTAATGACATTTCTACAGAAGTAACACATTAAACATCAAAGTTGAGGTCATTTaaggtaaaaatatataaaatagaaGTTTGCTGAAATGTTTTGTCAGCTTTAaactttgttatttatttggatGGAACTACCCAAatataatgaacaaattatcCATCCAGCCtttcgcttatcctgttcagggttgtgggttGTGGGTCGGGGGGAGGcagctatgggcaatttagagcgaccaattaacctaaccccagtaactgcatgtctttggactgtgggaggaaacccacacaaacttTGATGGGTGTGGTGTTAAAATCTCCACAGGCTCTTACACTGAGCAGATAAATCTGGAACAGCTTTAAACTCCTTCGTCTGTAACTCACCAGAAATCCATAAAAACACCTGAATGATGCAACTGTTGTGCTTTTAGGTCACTGTGAGCTGAACACCACCACTGGAGAGCTGATGATCTCAAACCTGAGTGTGAAGGACAGCGGCAGCTACACGGCAGAGATCAACAACAGAGTCACGAAGACGACTGAAATCAAAGTCATCAGTAAGTGCAGGAATTTGAAATGAAGTTTGTTTGCAATCGTTTGTTTTTCACTTGATTTTAagttaaatgtttgtttgtttgttgcattTCTCTACCAGCCGCCGTCCCCAAACCCACCATCTCCACACACTGCAACCCTGAGGAGACTCAGTGCACTCTCACCTGTGATGCCAGCATCACCAGAAACACAGGCGCAATCAGCTATTCCTGGGAAATAGGCGACAGGCACATACCTGACTCTCCAAGCAACTGGATCGACATAACAAAGGTACAAACAGGATCTGCTCACATTTTTATCCAGACACTTTCTCACCTAAACTGCAGTACGACCATCAGACAGCAACGCTTAAAAACGTAATTCACCATCAAAAAACGTTAAAATCTAAATACTTTTTAAAGGTTTATGTACATTTGCCATTTAGGCGTTTATTTTCAAAGGGAtcgatttgtttttttctcctgtttcgataattatgatttttattttggccATTTAAACTTTTAGGAAAGCGACAACAACCAAAAATAACCATAAATGTCTGCAAAGAATTGAAGTAAATGGAAAGAACACAAAGTATTGTGTGGACAGGCTGGTCCCTCTGTAAAACAACAGTCTGTATGGCAACACTTAATGACCAAAAGCAAACATGTCAAAAACAATGATGATCATATTTGCAGTTTTATATCTGCCaacttatttttaaacattactTTTAAATTACGCAGTGGCGGAGGTGGACCCGAGCGTTAAGGTATCTTTAACTCTGAAACTGAATAACAAAGTCCAAAAtaccaaaaatacaaaatccggGATCGAACATCAACCACAGTCACACTCGGAAAACAAAAAGGGAAGTGCACACACAGCGGGCCAGAAGTAGCCCCCGGGCCGgtagtttgacacccctggagatcctcagtttgtgttctgtgttttagttatttgtgtgtttggacCCTTTTTGTGTTTAGTCTCCCTTTGGGTCGTTCCTTGTGTGGTGTTTAGGTTTCCTCTGTGTATCCTAGTCCTTGTGTtctgttaagtctgcatgtGCTTCGtggtgagtcacttcctgttttattttgacagtctcatgttccctgtgctctgtgttattaggttcatttgtttcacctgttgttcccactccccctgatttccttgtgtgtatttaagccctcaggttttctctgttctttgttgcggtgttgtctgtgtttccccCGTTTAGTATTTtggtttctctcttttctccctgGTTCTGCCTTTTGTgtcagccttggttgagattttgagtttttttgcattttgtaccattttgagttgttttCTTAAGTTTAGTTTGGTGTTGCGTccttgcatttgggtccacccctctTCGCCACACAGCCCTAACCGTGACAGGAAGGgcgtaaaactaaacacaaagcacacaggacaaggaaccgccaaaataaaacaggaagtgaacatgATGAAACGGAAATCTAAACACAACACTCTGGAAAACAACAGGAGGTGaagctgaacacaaaacacGGGACAAGGAGCCAAGACACAGGGAGACAAgaactaaaaccaaaaacagaatacaaaagtaCAACAACCTGAAAATCTCaactaaaaaaacacacaactgggaatacaacaaagacaaaaacttatacaaaaacaaaaacacgggGCCAACAGCCGAGGACCACGACACTTCGGAACCACTCCAGGTTTGCCCAGATTACAAAAatgcatctttatttaatatttgtccCAACTCGTGCATGTAGTTGAATAAATGATAAAGATATATGTtcacagccactttattaggtacaccttgctggtaCTCTTTTACCTTCAGAGCTGCACAGATTCATGaaggtgctgcaaacattcctcagaggttttggtccatgttgacatgacagcatcacacagttgctgcacatccatgatgagaatctcttgttccaccacatcacaaaggtgctctgttggattgagatctggtgactgtggaggccatctgagtacagAGGACTCACTGTCAAGTTCAAGATACCAGTTTAAGATGAtcagagctttgtgacatggtgtgttatcctgctggaagcagccatcagatgatgggtacactgtggtcatgaagggatggagatggtcagcaacaatagtcaggtgggctgtgggtgtggtcctctgctgctgtagcccatctgcttcacggttggatgtgttgtgtgttcagagatgctcttctgcatgcctcGGTTGTAATGAATGGTTATTTCTGATCATTCTTCTCTGGCAAGAACAAGGAATTTTCTCTCAGAGAAATCGCTcaggatattttatttttttcagacgATTCTCATTAAACTGTAGAGATtcctgtgtgggaaaatcccagcagatcagcagtttgtgaacaTACCAACACCAAGGCCGTGCTCAAAGCCactttaatcatttttcttccctgctctgatgctcagtttgaacttcagcaggttgtcttgactgtgtttgcatgcctaaatgcactgaactGCTGCCATGTGCCTGATTAGATActggtgttaatgagcagttgaacagatgtacctGATAAAGTGGCCGATGAGTGTATATGTTTGTCCTGTTTGTGGAAGCCAgttgaggggcagccaatcaaaactAAGCTTGCTTTGTAAAGATACGGGGAAAGTGGCTGCATAATGATAACTGTGGATTCTTATGCAGGGATATCCCAGTGGAGTGATGCTGTTTtagaaatacagagaaataaatCTCAACAACAGGCTCTTAACAGTGGTGGGTGGAGATGTTCAGTCTTActtttatttgacattttctgGGAATTCAGTTAAAACTGATCTGGGTGCAGTCTGACATCTTTGAGCCCCGTCATTGGTGCTGCTGTTGTTCATCTGTTCATTCTCAACAAATACAAACGTGTCCTGTAATCTGATTAAAGTGTAAtgaatgtgttttctttatgagcttctctcttttctctggaTTTGTAGAACGATACAGATTTGTTGGGAAAACCGATCAGCTGTCAGTTGGAAAATCCAGTCAGCAGGGCACGC from Archocentrus centrarchus isolate MPI-CPG fArcCen1 chromosome 2, fArcCen1, whole genome shotgun sequence includes the following:
- the LOC115795819 gene encoding carcinoembryonic antigen-related cell adhesion molecule 1-like is translated as MHVRMFLSAAALIFTFTAVGRAVPETYKKGGVAVLSPGSVSGSITAVIWKRGQDIAVEWYGEETTTYQYFRGHCELNTTTGELMISNLSVKDSGSYTAEINNRVTKTTEIKVITAVPKPTISTHCNPEETQCTLTCDASITRNTGAISYSWEIGDRHIPDSPSNWIDITKNDTDLLGKPISCQLENPVSRARSDDIRSPFTPNRRSEGVNKPAVLPVVLIVVFVVIVAALAGLVFWDKHRQQNAHESWRQYFARFDPRSCQNPERSRGTQRSTNGAVTGRDYHTVPTQDRDLESVSQEPRNEVETSAVAPNAEEPPDHHHQQEDETTEE